The Eremothecium gossypii ATCC 10895 chromosome VII, complete sequence nucleotide sequence AGAATACCTGGGACCAGCATCCAACTAAAACGAGCCAAATTGCGAAGCAGATTCCTCCGCAGCCGTGGTACCTGAGAACCTGGCCTGCCGCATATATCGCAGGTCTCTTCCCCTTCGGCGCCATCGCTGTTGAGCTTTATTTCATATACACGTCGATATGGTTTAACACCATGTTCTACATGTTCGGCTTCCTCTTCTTTACCTTTTTGTTACTGACTCTGACGACTGCCCTGGTTACCATTTTATTGACGTACTACTCACTGTGTATGGAAAATTGGAGCTGGCAATGGCGGTCTTTCATCATTGGGGGTATTGGTTGCTCCACATACGTCTTTATCAATTCCATCCTGTTCACCAAATTCAGACTGGGCGGCTTTGTAACTATTGTCCTGTACGTTGGCTATTCGTTACTCATCAGTTTCCTTTTCTGCCTTGTCACTGGTACCATTGGCTTCGTAAGCAGTCTGTGGTTTGTGAGGAAAATCTACTCTAGCATTAAGGTTGACTAACTCCAAAGATGTCTATAAGTTTGTAATTCGACCTTCGACAAGTACCGCATCCATAATAGAGGTTTACGTCCAAGTCGAATCTATCGCAAGAAGTGTTCCGTAGTACATAATCTACTCAACTGTCTATTTTATTTGTTACACCTGGTAGTGGATCGATACGCTCCACATCCCGGCGCAAAAGTCTCTAAGCCGAACATAAATAGTCAACACTATAATTTCACAAGTCAATCATCACTTTACAATACATAATCCACTCTTTCCATGAGGGATCCCAAGACGGTGTATTAGGTGCACGGGCGCAACCGGGatatatcacgtgattgtAATTTATAAAAGCAATACCGACTATTAATAATAGTTTAGCTACATAGTATTGCGGATCACTACGGATCACTACGTTTCCTACGTATTATCTCTTGTAATAATATCAACAAAATGATGCTGTGTTTACTGGTTATTTAATTCTATAATCTATTTATAAATAATATACTTCATCTATTATATAACTATATTTAATGAACTATCTAGTTTATAATTTACATATACTGTAATATTGAACTGGAGAATAAGTATATCTGCTGGCGCTTAATGCCACCAAAATATATCTACATCGTCCCGAGCTTATCACAGAATCAGTATAAATCGATAAAATCTCCTAAATAGGACAATTTTTATAATCTGGTTCCTTGGCCCAGTTGGTTAAGGCACCGTGCTAATAACGCGGGGATCAGCGGTTCGATCCCGCTAGGAACCATTTTTGCTGGGCTGATCTTTTGAGTTCTTCGGGTAGCCAAGGAGATCATCAAACCTTTTGAAGGTAACTGCAATCAATGCCACGGCTGATTGCTATAGTAGAAACGGGATGGACGCAAGGGGGCCGAGCGATAAGGATATGAACAAATACCAAGATGAACTGCTATTCCAACGCGGACAGCTTGAAGCTTTGTTGGAAAGAGCTACTAGGCAAAAATCTATGTGTGATCAATTGAAACAGGAAAACATATCCCTTCGAGGGTACGTGGAGAATATACTTGCTTCTGAGAATAATATGGGGAGTAGATAACTACGTTTGTCCCCGAGATTTGCTGACGCAGGAACGACAAGGACGGCAGGATGCTGGGAACTCTGGATATCGATTTTTGTGGAGATTAGGTGACTGGCCCACCTGCGCTAGTTGCTAGCTACAAAAAGTTCAACTTAGTGTTACATGGTTGAATGCTTCTTTACTGCTCCCTGGTTGTTTTAGATACAGAGTGAACAATAGGAAAGTAGACTAGCATATTCTCATAATGGCTACGAGTGTTGATGAAAACTTCCACCAAATATGGGCAATCCCGTCAGCTCTAAATCTAAAAAACAAAACGCTGAATTCTCCAACCATCAATCCGCTAAGAAATGGTACAGCTTCTCAGTATAAACCGCCAGCATCTATTCTCCTACCAAATAGGGACTATAACAATGAATTCAAGTCTACAAATTCAGTTTTGCCAGATGCGCCAAAAAACCCAGTTCTAGACGAACAGACAGACGAAATCGTCAAGTATATCCGCAAACCAGATCCACTAGCGATTCGAACACGCGAGAGAAGCATTTCAAACCTTTCCTTGCTAACCCCGCTCAATTCTACATATATTCCAGAGTCACCTGGCTTGCGTCCGGACCGAATTGATAGAAGTCTATTCGAAGGTTCATCCATGTTAGAACCGCGGTTAGTAAGAAGCTTCAAGAAGTGCAAGGCTCCAAAATTGT carries:
- the SLO1 gene encoding Slo1p (Syntenic homolog of Saccharomyces cerevisiae YER180C-A (SLO1)); protein product: MDARGPSDKDMNKYQDELLFQRGQLEALLERATRQKSMCDQLKQENISLRGYVENILASENNMGSR